The following coding sequences are from one Limnobacter sp. SAORIC-580 window:
- a CDS encoding ATP-dependent helicase: protein MASPQSSPEYLQAALQLRDNSGQWAAYESTGNCCVLAGPGSGKTKTLVTKLARVMAEDVRSPRGVACITFSNESARELIRRLRQLGLEQSPRLFVGTVHSFCLLHLLLPFAQIAGLKLPYPLKVATESEAAGIYRAVADKLRGIGQPVRREEVDRHRRVNLDRDSKAWTQNEELTGLAEAYEQELRKLGLIDFEDIVHYGQRLVNEHDWVLKVIRAKFPVLAVDEYQDLGAALDRIVRRLTFDAGVRLIAVGDVDQSVYGFTGANSELLEELSKANGVETIRLKINYRSGTGIIEVAQRALGKDRGYDSSEPGRQASVQAHKCDKGLQHQAEYAMQTLVPAALAAKKGRQLGDIAVLYRNRNVGDAAAIEAVKAKYPFVRIDNAAPYRKVPLTSWVEDCAIWCAGGWKVSSPPLRDLQGRWISFHGGLSDKLARDVEARLTRFLWGHRGDGAALDFVAALRAELLDDLIAARTELADQSAHVEGMHKALEKGGVLVGATKAQLGRLDGAPKQLNLLTLHSAKGTEYDVVIILGLDQGEFPSPNWADNTPERMEEARRLFYVGITRARDEVHLMYSGFRQNRFGRTWHEGQSQFLDGLLP from the coding sequence ATGGCTTCTCCCCAGTCGAGTCCTGAGTACCTGCAAGCTGCGCTGCAGCTGCGGGACAACTCCGGTCAGTGGGCGGCTTACGAGTCCACTGGGAATTGCTGCGTGCTGGCCGGTCCGGGCAGCGGAAAGACCAAGACTCTCGTCACGAAGCTGGCGCGTGTCATGGCAGAGGACGTCCGGTCGCCTCGAGGCGTAGCCTGCATCACCTTCAGCAATGAGTCGGCGCGTGAGCTCATTCGGCGCCTTCGGCAACTCGGTCTAGAGCAGTCCCCGCGGCTATTCGTTGGAACCGTTCACTCGTTCTGCCTTCTGCATCTGCTGCTGCCGTTTGCTCAGATCGCCGGGCTGAAGCTCCCTTACCCGCTAAAGGTCGCCACGGAGTCAGAAGCCGCGGGAATCTACCGGGCAGTGGCGGACAAGCTCCGCGGCATTGGCCAGCCAGTGCGCAGAGAGGAGGTGGACCGGCACCGCCGAGTGAACCTGGACCGCGACAGCAAGGCATGGACACAGAACGAGGAGCTGACCGGCCTGGCTGAGGCTTACGAGCAGGAGCTGCGCAAGCTGGGGCTCATCGACTTTGAGGACATCGTGCACTACGGTCAGCGCCTCGTGAACGAGCATGACTGGGTCCTGAAGGTCATCCGAGCCAAGTTCCCGGTCTTGGCCGTCGATGAATATCAGGACTTAGGCGCTGCGCTCGACCGCATCGTGCGCCGGCTCACCTTCGACGCGGGCGTGCGTCTTATCGCGGTAGGGGATGTTGACCAGTCGGTCTATGGCTTCACGGGAGCAAACAGCGAGCTGCTGGAAGAGCTGTCAAAGGCGAACGGTGTCGAGACCATCCGGCTGAAAATCAATTACAGAAGCGGCACCGGCATTATCGAGGTCGCGCAGCGGGCCTTGGGAAAAGATAGGGGCTACGACTCTTCGGAGCCTGGGCGGCAAGCCTCCGTCCAGGCGCACAAGTGCGACAAGGGCCTGCAGCACCAGGCCGAGTACGCCATGCAGACGCTGGTGCCCGCGGCACTGGCCGCCAAGAAAGGACGGCAGCTCGGTGACATTGCAGTGCTGTACCGGAACCGGAATGTTGGCGACGCGGCGGCAATCGAAGCCGTCAAGGCCAAGTACCCGTTCGTGCGCATCGACAATGCCGCGCCGTATCGCAAGGTGCCTCTAACAAGCTGGGTGGAGGATTGCGCCATCTGGTGCGCAGGAGGCTGGAAGGTCTCGTCACCACCGCTGCGCGACTTGCAAGGCAGGTGGATTTCGTTCCATGGCGGGCTATCAGACAAGCTGGCGCGGGACGTTGAGGCGCGGCTCACTCGTTTTTTGTGGGGCCACCGAGGTGATGGCGCTGCGCTGGACTTTGTCGCGGCTTTGCGCGCCGAACTGCTTGACGACTTGATAGCCGCCAGAACGGAGCTTGCCGACCAGAGCGCGCACGTGGAAGGCATGCACAAGGCACTCGAGAAGGGAGGTGTCCTTGTCGGCGCGACGAAGGCGCAGCTCGGTCGCCTTGATGGCGCACCCAAGCAGCTCAATCTGCTGACGCTTCACTCTGCCAAAGGCACCGAGTACGACGTCGTCATCATTCTGGGTCTGGACCAAGGCGAGTTCCCCTCTCCGAATTGGGCAGACAACACGCCCGAGAGGATGGAGGAAGCGCGTCGACTGTTCTATGTCGGCATCACAAGAGCGCGCGACGAGGTTCACCTGATGTACAGCGGTTTCAGGCAGAACCGATTCGGCAGGACGTGGCACGAGGGGCAATCGCAGTTCTTGGATGGCCTGCTGCCATAG
- a CDS encoding nucleotidyl transferase AbiEii/AbiGii toxin family protein yields MNKQIETLNVAEWVASAPLQQQAFREAVHIVLSAIGSSAPLRTQMVMKGGMLMAIRYNSTRFTRDADFSTTALYQQGNEKELTEELEAQIQYFNQLLSYNTHCTIQSSKINPPGNNRTHPTLNLRIGYAAPSNPSAMRRLIAKQSPQIVEIDFSYNEAVLDIEMLRLSDLDELHVYSLINLMAEKYRSLLQQPIRKRNRYQDVYDLFFLIEKTLLAGHREHIDLLECIQTTCTTKGIEATPNSLRDPAVQNMAADGYRTLANDIQDNLPEFDLAYSKVCEFYEKLPWQKSEN; encoded by the coding sequence TTGAATAAGCAGATTGAAACCCTGAATGTGGCCGAATGGGTTGCCAGCGCACCCTTACAGCAACAAGCTTTTCGGGAGGCTGTTCATATTGTGTTGTCTGCAATCGGTAGCAGCGCGCCCCTTCGAACGCAAATGGTGATGAAAGGTGGCATGTTAATGGCCATTCGCTACAACAGCACCCGCTTCACCCGCGACGCCGATTTTTCTACCACGGCACTTTACCAACAAGGTAACGAGAAAGAATTGACTGAAGAACTTGAAGCCCAAATTCAATACTTCAACCAACTACTTTCTTACAACACCCACTGCACCATTCAATCTTCGAAAATAAACCCACCTGGCAACAACCGCACTCACCCTACCCTTAACCTGCGAATTGGATATGCAGCACCAAGCAACCCATCTGCCATGCGCCGCCTAATTGCAAAGCAGTCCCCACAAATTGTCGAAATTGATTTCAGCTACAACGAGGCAGTACTGGATATTGAAATGCTTCGGCTTAGCGACCTTGACGAGCTGCATGTGTATAGCTTGATCAATTTGATGGCGGAGAAATATCGATCGCTGCTGCAGCAACCCATCCGGAAAAGAAACCGGTATCAAGATGTTTACGATCTTTTCTTTCTTATCGAGAAAACACTGCTCGCCGGCCATAGGGAACACATCGATTTACTGGAATGCATACAAACAACTTGTACCACCAAAGGAATTGAAGCCACACCAAACAGCCTGAGAGACCCAGCCGTGCAAAACATGGCGGCGGATGGCTACCGCACTCTTGCAAACGACATTCAAGATAACCTGCCCGAATTTGATTTAGCGTACTCCAAGGTATGCGAGTTTTACGAAAAGCTACCATGGCAAAAATCTGAAAACTAA
- a CDS encoding Hcp family type VI secretion system effector, whose protein sequence is MPADLFLKLGNVKGESVDLKHAGEMELLSARWGMQVAVGANGGVLAPAGRAEVKSLRVEKRVDRASPTLHAQTCIGQLYDTMVLTKRKSGLVPLEYLRITFKDVIVSDIDISLGAGDDGDLEVVTFAFTEYQEEYKPQNGDGTGGAAVTAGFNCIKCVKI, encoded by the coding sequence ATGCCAGCAGATCTGTTTTTGAAATTGGGCAATGTGAAAGGCGAGTCGGTTGACTTGAAGCATGCGGGCGAAATGGAGCTGCTAAGTGCACGTTGGGGCATGCAAGTGGCGGTGGGTGCCAATGGTGGCGTGTTGGCCCCAGCAGGGCGCGCGGAAGTGAAATCTTTACGTGTTGAAAAGCGCGTAGACCGTGCTTCCCCCACGCTGCATGCACAAACCTGTATTGGTCAGCTTTACGACACCATGGTGTTGACCAAGAGAAAGTCAGGTCTGGTGCCGCTTGAATATTTGCGCATTACTTTCAAAGACGTGATTGTGAGTGACATTGATATTTCACTGGGCGCAGGTGACGATGGCGACCTTGAAGTAGTTACCTTCGCATTCACTGAGTATCAGGAGGAATACAAACCGCAGAATGGTGATGGCACGGGCGGTGCTGCTGTCACCGCCGGTTTTAATTGTATTAAGTGCGTGAAGATTTAA
- a CDS encoding ribonucleotide-diphosphate reductase subunit beta, whose product MLSWDDEFDATMGKTAAAKPAMPAMGSVASGFAAPAASQGLYQQAARPVVQQPAAEGAKAGRVNAADKRVINGTTDVNQLVPFKYKWAWEKYLSQCANHWMPQEINMDRDIALWKDPNGLTEDERLIVKRNLGFFVTADSLAANNIVLGTYRHITAPECRQFLLRQAFDEAIHTHAYQYIVESLGIPEAETFNAYNEISCIKAKDDFLLPFIDVLTDPSFKTGTLEADQTLLKSLIAFACIMEGMFFYVGFVQILALGRQNKMIGAAEQFQYILRDESAHCTFGIDLINTVKLENPHLWTPEFKEEIKAMFRKAVELEHAYAVDTMPRGVLGLNSAQFMEYMKFICNRRSNQIGLGTLYEGASNPFPWMSEMMDLKKETNFFERRVTEYQTGGALSWD is encoded by the coding sequence ATGCTGTCTTGGGACGATGAATTTGATGCAACCATGGGCAAAACAGCAGCAGCCAAGCCTGCCATGCCTGCCATGGGTTCTGTGGCTTCGGGTTTTGCTGCGCCTGCAGCCAGCCAGGGCTTGTATCAACAAGCTGCGCGCCCTGTGGTGCAGCAGCCTGCCGCTGAAGGTGCAAAGGCTGGCCGTGTAAACGCCGCCGACAAGCGCGTAATTAACGGCACCACCGATGTGAACCAGCTTGTGCCCTTCAAGTACAAGTGGGCTTGGGAAAAGTACCTGAGCCAGTGCGCCAACCACTGGATGCCGCAAGAAATCAACATGGACCGCGACATTGCGCTTTGGAAAGATCCCAACGGTTTGACCGAAGACGAACGCCTGATCGTGAAGCGTAACCTGGGCTTTTTTGTAACAGCCGATTCACTGGCTGCCAACAACATTGTGCTGGGTACCTACCGCCACATTACAGCGCCCGAGTGCCGCCAATTTTTGCTGCGCCAAGCGTTTGATGAAGCCATTCACACCCATGCTTACCAATACATTGTAGAAAGCCTGGGTATTCCTGAAGCGGAAACATTCAACGCGTACAACGAAATTTCCTGCATCAAGGCCAAAGACGATTTCTTGCTGCCGTTCATTGATGTGTTGACTGACCCGTCATTCAAAACCGGCACGCTTGAAGCAGACCAAACATTGCTGAAGAGCCTGATCGCTTTTGCCTGCATCATGGAAGGCATGTTCTTCTACGTGGGCTTTGTACAAATTCTGGCGCTGGGCCGCCAGAACAAAATGATTGGTGCTGCCGAGCAGTTCCAGTACATTTTGCGCGACGAGTCTGCACACTGCACATTCGGTATCGACCTGATCAACACCGTGAAACTGGAAAACCCACACCTTTGGACCCCGGAATTCAAGGAAGAGATCAAGGCCATGTTCCGCAAGGCTGTTGAACTTGAACACGCGTATGCCGTAGACACCATGCCACGCGGCGTGTTGGGCTTGAATTCTGCCCAGTTTATGGAATACATGAAGTTTATTTGCAACCGCCGTTCCAACCAGATTGGCTTGGGCACCTTGTACGAAGGCGCAAGCAACCCATTCCCATGGATGAGCGAAATGATGGACTTGAAGAAAGAAACCAACTTCTTTGAGCGCCGTGTGACTGAGTACCAAACTGGTGGTGCGTTGAGCTGGGATTAA